Below is a genomic region from Oscarella lobularis chromosome 14, ooOscLobu1.1, whole genome shotgun sequence.
TGTCGACGAGCATAGCGACGGGGTAAGATAGTCGCTACCCTCATGTGACGCAACTCCCCCTCGCGGGGAGAAACCGGCAATGTCCACTCCTGCGCAACTCGAAAGCCCAGGCAACCGGAATAGGCAATCGCCAGGCTACCATTTCCTATGGGTTTTGCTTGACGGAGAAGGTTGTTCTGTGCTGCCCAGCTTTGTAGTAAAAGAGAGTGTACTGCCGGATCGGTAGGAGGCAATACTCCCTCGCACGGGGATAACCCGGCCGCCTCCCGCGCAGGGAAAACGTCGAGCTTCCCCAAGTACATCTTGCGTAAATCGAAAGTTGAGTTCATTCCTAACAGGCGTGATGCATAAGCAGCTGCtcatctttctctctctcgctttcTGCTCGAATCGACTTCATATTGGAGCCGATAGTGAAGGCGAGTGCAGTGGTTGCCCAGACGCTTTGAACAAGTGGCTGAAAATGTCCGAATGGAGTAGCAACAGACCCTCATTACGCGAAAATTTCGCTATGGCGGCATATCGACGTAGCCAAAATGCGGCTTCAAATTCTTCCAACTTTTACACATCGCGTACTCGTCTTCTATTTCAGGGAGGCGAAATTTCACACGGCAGTTTCTCTGACTCGTGGATATACAGCCCTGGAATTAACTCGTGGGCTCTTGTAACGCCCCCCTCCGATTTAGGTTTGCGTTCCGGTCACTCTCTTACAACGCTTTGCGAAACGCGAGTAATTCTGTTTGGAGGAAACAGGTCGTTAGAACAAAATGTATGGCTCTTTGACGGCACTCGTGAAGAGTGGCTACtactttcattttctcctcttcttccctCACCTGCGGGACTTACGAAACATTCAGCAAGTGCCGTTTGGCGCGAGGAAAGTCCGTGTCAGTGCAAGGAGTCTTTATTCATATACGGTGGACGCAATAATAACACGAATGTTTATGAAACTGATAATTTGTGGGAGATGTACTGCGTACATGACACTGACGAGAATAACATGACATATCGTTGGAAGTTTCTTGGAAATAGCGCTACCTCCGACACGTATTGGGCACCAAAGCTATCTGAGCACCTATCTTTTACGATAAAAACGGATCTGTTTTTGCTTGGCAATAATCATACCTGCGATACCTCAAAAAGATTTTGTTTGATCGACAAAAGCGGTGTTTGGAAACTAGATACGCTTACTTTAACGTGGTCACAttacgacaatttttccacCGTCATCCTTAGTAGATTTCAGCCAAGTTCTGGAACTTACCTTAAAGAGTTAGGGTTAGTGCTAATGGCAAATGGCAGTAAAGCTTTTACTTACGATGTTCAAGCGAAGCAACAAACGATACTCACTCTTACTTCTGACACGGAAACCGGCGTCAGTTTGCCACAAAGCGACGCGCCTACTGCGATTAGCGTTGAAAAGAATGTGTTCATGTTTGCGAAGAAATGCTTCGACAGTGGCTGCGAAACATTTCCTGCAGCGTGGACAGTAGAACTCGATTCAGCTAAAAACGAGAGCAACGCGACAGATTTGACTCTAACTAGTTTGACTTCGCctcgtctttctccttccaCTACCGATTGCTTCAATACAGACTCTCCTCCAATTGTGTATGGAATTGGAAGTTCTCTTTTATTTAAGTGCACTTCTGATGCTGCTACAAAGCTTGGATGTGGGCATTCATTCGAAGGCCCGTTATGGCAATTGGACTTTGACTCAAAGAGGTGGATGCTATACACACCTGACCAGCAAATACCCTTTCACTTAGGTGCTTCGTCAGTTTTTGATAGTGATAGCCTTGTGGTTTTTATGGGTTTGTGGATTGACAAAGGGGGAATTTACAACATAACAAATGAGCTATGGGTATACACAGTTAGCAGAAGAGTATGGAATCAGGTTCAACAACCTGAAACCGGGCCAAAAGGTCATATATACGCTTCTCTTACACCCATGAAAAACGGATCACTAATTCTATACGGCTCTTTTGAAGATACCTGCTGTGGTCAGGCAGAGTTTTGGATACTGAACCTAAACTTGACTACACTGTCTGCTACGTGGTATCGTCCGCGCCACCACTGCAATCAATCGATTCTCTGCAACGCGTGTATAAACGCCAACAATTTTTACGGTCATTCATCTACCTATGCAAAAGTTGTCAATGACTATTTGTTTGTTTACGGCGGGTTATCCA
It encodes:
- the LOC136195207 gene encoding uncharacterized protein; protein product: MSEWSSNRPSLRENFAMAAYRRSQNAASNSSNFYTSRTRLLFQGGEISHGSFSDSWIYSPGINSWALVTPPSDLGLRSGHSLTTLCETRVILFGGNRSLEQNVWLFDGTREEWLLLSFSPLLPSPAGLTKHSASAVWREESPCQCKESLFIYGGRNNNTNVYETDNLWEMYCVHDTDENNMTYRWKFLGNSATSDTYWAPKLSEHLSFTIKTDLFLLGNNHTCDTSKRFCLIDKSGVWKLDTLTLTWSHYDNFSTVILSRFQPSSGTYLKELGLVLMANGSKAFTYDVQAKQQTILTLTSDTETGVSLPQSDAPTAISVEKNVFMFAKKCFDSGCETFPAAWTVELDSAKNESNATDLTLTSLTSPRLSPSTTDCFNTDSPPIVYGIGSSLLFKCTSDAATKLGCGHSFEGPLWQLDFDSKRWMLYTPDQQIPFHLGASSVFDSDSLVVFMGLWIDKGGIYNITNELWVYTVSRRVWNQVQQPETGPKGHIYASLTPMKNGSLILYGSFEDTCCGQAEFWILNLNLTTLSATWYRPRHHCNQSILCNACINANNFYGHSSTYAKVVNDYLFVYGGLSNKSTGDPCNSDIFYVNVTNPNSPWKRFTSIDGGCVVASERIGSYIFIALRNSSRYISLKKFDSVEAEENTTLITAEPSAKMFGFLVVLKNYLFTVRMSHEYPIRYQPFLYSFQLGCLPGTNSSDISLYSCQKCPKNDYCKAVGSKESTHCPPHLVTPSSGSTSEENCTCPDNWCSHGKCKLNPDYSIFCQCHFGYNGERCQTPILLIISSGSLAAVLLVIATVYCIKKIRRHRKMAISKNEQLQRAQMELDQAEKTVTKLSNIWAVNHEEVVFKKTIGQGSYGIVWSAEYRNQVVAVKVLKISADDCTNEQLRDFNDESELLQSICHGNIVRFIGTGKTTGDNPFIVLEFMERGSVRRELDTEYLNKLMPIHLQVKYALDAARGMNYLHKQGRMHRDLKCDNLLIDNRGVVKVADLGCTKIVPQVMDNGLKRVGPVRGTKGVGTSFFRAPEIVLGREYDLSVDVYSYGIALWEIQTAKHPYWEHTQLGLSSSEILNQIVSNELRPEFAFAGDKQMKELTELCWSASPYRRPTFDGVVLKLEAICYQHEIAVN